One window of Alkaliphilus metalliredigens QYMF genomic DNA carries:
- a CDS encoding tripartite tricarboxylate transporter permease — protein sequence MELITNLLEGTRPLIALQPLLLIALGVVSGILAGATPGISPSMAVALFLPFTFTMSPSLALILLTSIYVSSNFGGSITAITINTPGTPSAVVTAFDGYPLTQKGEAGKALGVSLVSSTVGGLIGTVILILFAVPLSRVALNFWPSEYFALAILGLATVATLGGSNWKKALVAVLFGLLLNTIGLDPITGVNRYTFGIVRLFDGFTFIPVLIGLFALSEVFHKIEEYKFGKVNNKKVEFIWPSILDYWKLKYNIIRSSLLGTIIGIFPGAGGTIASFIAYDVEKRLSKNPELFGKGSTEGVAAAEASNSSSVGGALVPLLTLGIPGSATAAVLISALMIHDLQPGPELFTRNPEVVYGLFGSLFITNLFMLVIGLAGSRLWIKVTLIPKNILFPMIFAFSIVGSYSVKYSTFDVWTCIAFGLIGWAFKRYGFPLSPVVLGLVLGRMAEMNFRQAVMYGGYSMFFVRPVSLIMLIIAALSVLIPILQGKKRKPQKPEPLE from the coding sequence ATGGAACTTATTACTAATTTGCTTGAAGGGACTAGGCCACTTATCGCATTACAACCACTGCTTCTGATTGCATTAGGAGTTGTAAGTGGTATTTTAGCAGGCGCAACACCAGGAATCTCACCATCTATGGCTGTTGCATTATTTTTACCATTTACATTCACAATGTCACCTTCACTGGCGCTTATATTGTTAACCTCAATCTATGTTTCTTCAAATTTTGGAGGATCGATTACAGCAATAACAATTAACACCCCAGGAACACCTTCTGCAGTTGTGACAGCCTTTGATGGTTATCCATTGACTCAAAAAGGAGAAGCAGGGAAAGCTTTAGGTGTATCTCTGGTCTCATCAACTGTTGGGGGATTAATCGGAACCGTTATTTTAATTCTTTTCGCTGTTCCATTATCTAGAGTTGCCCTTAACTTCTGGCCATCAGAATATTTTGCTTTAGCCATATTAGGCCTGGCTACAGTAGCTACATTAGGAGGCTCTAACTGGAAAAAGGCTTTGGTTGCTGTTTTATTTGGTCTACTACTCAATACAATAGGACTAGACCCCATAACAGGAGTCAATCGATATACATTTGGTATTGTACGTCTTTTTGATGGATTTACTTTTATTCCAGTATTAATTGGACTATTTGCACTAAGTGAGGTTTTCCATAAGATAGAAGAATATAAATTTGGTAAGGTAAATAACAAGAAAGTTGAGTTTATTTGGCCATCAATTTTAGATTATTGGAAGTTGAAGTATAATATTATCAGATCCTCTTTACTTGGAACAATTATTGGCATTTTTCCAGGGGCAGGGGGTACGATTGCTTCATTCATTGCATACGATGTTGAAAAGCGCCTCAGCAAAAATCCAGAGTTGTTTGGAAAAGGTAGCACTGAAGGTGTTGCTGCAGCGGAAGCTTCTAATAGTAGTTCTGTAGGTGGAGCCCTTGTTCCATTGCTTACATTGGGTATTCCAGGTAGTGCAACTGCTGCTGTGTTAATCAGTGCACTGATGATCCATGATTTACAGCCAGGACCCGAACTTTTCACAAGAAATCCTGAAGTTGTTTACGGTCTTTTCGGAAGTTTATTTATCACTAATTTGTTTATGCTTGTGATCGGTTTAGCTGGAAGCAGACTATGGATTAAGGTAACTTTAATCCCCAAAAATATTCTTTTTCCTATGATATTTGCTTTTTCAATTGTTGGTAGTTATTCAGTCAAGTATTCAACCTTCGATGTTTGGACTTGTATCGCATTTGGCTTGATTGGTTGGGCTTTTAAGAGATATGGATTTCCACTATCTCCTGTTGTATTGGGACTCGTACTTGGAAGAATGGCAGAAATGAACTTCAGACAAGCAGTGATGTATGGGGGCTACTCCATGTTCTTTGTTAGACCTGTTTCTCTAATTATGTTAATAATAGCAGCTCTTTCAGTTTTGATTCCAATTCTTCAAGGGAAGAAAAGGAAACCCCAAAAACCAGAGCCGCTTGAATAA
- a CDS encoding ABC transporter substrate-binding protein, with protein MKKKLVVLLVCMFLASLLTACIGGNETQGTTTDGNNGQESSTEEKILTFGSTESTTSLDPHMDWNGWYGVRYGITETLFKLNDSLVPEPWLAESYENIDGLTWKIILKDNVFFTNGEAVTAHKVVENMQRFGEVNYRAAVFATASYTVEDDLTILIKTEAPYATLINDLSDPYASIIDLATTEDRETHPIGTGPYISVEFLPDESVTLEKNQSYWDGTPKLDKVYVKKISDMDTLAMALQSGEIDVAHNITSDTVELFKDTSKYTVSQVETSRAYMLYYNLETLPDEAVRKAISMAIDKESICTYLLNNSATPAVGAFPDRMVYGGSNLKGVAYDSEGAKAILEQAGYRDLNGDGIREKDGEPLSINLVLYRRLSQEDIATEMQSALKQIGIDVNVTVFDNTEYFKTGEFDIGMYCIVTSPTGDSDAFLNMTMRTGMDNNFGGYSHSKVDDLLEQLQQEYDPDKRAELTIEIQQLVLDDYAYDFIGFNNMTMIMKKNVTGFKAHPTDYYQLNVNSDIQ; from the coding sequence ATGAAGAAGAAATTAGTCGTGTTATTGGTATGTATGTTTTTAGCCTCTCTGCTGACAGCCTGCATAGGAGGAAATGAAACCCAGGGAACAACTACAGATGGCAACAATGGACAAGAATCTTCAACTGAAGAAAAGATTTTGACTTTTGGTAGTACAGAATCAACAACATCCCTAGATCCCCATATGGATTGGAATGGTTGGTATGGTGTTAGGTATGGTATAACTGAAACCTTATTTAAATTAAATGACTCCTTAGTACCTGAACCATGGTTAGCGGAAAGCTATGAGAATATTGACGGGCTAACATGGAAGATCATCTTAAAGGACAATGTTTTTTTCACAAATGGCGAAGCTGTCACTGCCCATAAAGTAGTGGAAAATATGCAACGTTTTGGTGAGGTCAACTATCGTGCTGCTGTTTTTGCAACAGCAAGCTATACAGTAGAAGATGATTTAACAATACTGATTAAAACAGAAGCACCCTATGCTACTTTAATCAACGATCTTTCTGATCCCTATGCATCCATTATTGATTTGGCCACAACAGAGGATAGAGAAACACATCCTATTGGAACAGGACCCTATATATCTGTTGAATTTTTGCCTGACGAATCTGTTACTTTGGAAAAAAATCAAAGTTATTGGGATGGAACACCTAAGTTGGACAAAGTATATGTGAAAAAGATTTCTGACATGGATACATTAGCCATGGCATTACAATCTGGTGAAATTGACGTTGCTCATAATATTACATCGGATACCGTAGAATTATTTAAAGACACATCAAAATATACAGTGTCCCAGGTGGAGACTTCTCGTGCGTACATGCTCTATTACAATTTAGAGACACTTCCAGATGAAGCGGTTCGAAAAGCGATTTCAATGGCAATTGATAAAGAGTCTATCTGCACATATTTATTAAATAATTCAGCAACCCCTGCGGTAGGCGCCTTCCCTGATCGTATGGTCTATGGTGGAAGTAATCTTAAGGGTGTGGCATATGACTCTGAAGGTGCAAAAGCAATATTAGAACAAGCTGGTTATAGAGATTTAAATGGAGATGGGATCAGGGAAAAGGATGGAGAACCTCTTTCAATTAATCTAGTTCTCTATAGAAGATTATCACAAGAGGATATTGCTACTGAAATGCAATCTGCATTAAAGCAAATAGGGATAGATGTTAATGTGACGGTATTTGATAATACAGAGTATTTCAAAACAGGAGAATTTGATATTGGAATGTATTGTATCGTAACGAGTCCAACAGGTGATTCGGATGCATTTTTAAATATGACAATGAGAACTGGAATGGATAATAATTTTGGAGGATATAGTCATTCCAAAGTAGATGATTTACTGGAACAATTACAACAAGAATACGATCCAGATAAACGGGCAGAATTGACTATTGAAATTCAACAGCTGGTTTTAGATGATTACGCTTATGATTTTATTGGATTTAATAATATGACGATGATTATGAAAAAGAATGTAACGGGATTTAAAGCACATCCTACAGATTATTACCAATTAAACGTAAATTCCGATATTCAATAA
- the nikC gene encoding nickel transporter permease — protein MHITENMNALWLRKRKAKLNPVAIRFYILLGLAIIMVLISLLAPYITPNDPYATDIKFRRLPPSEHFLFGTDGHGRCILSRVLVGARTSIFAALSLVVGTFVVGTMIGCFSGYYGGVIDTIFMRLADILLAFPDIILAIAVAGILGGGLTNAMLALALTGWTQYARLARSNVLAIREETFVQASRLGGNSNMRIIFRHILPNIMGPLVVTASLQIGGMMMGIAGLSFLGLGVQVPQAEWGSMISEGRSYLQIAPWTVLYPGVVMMMTIILFNLLGDALRDLLDPKGQGEIFNKNQDR, from the coding sequence ATGCATATAACAGAAAATATGAATGCCTTATGGCTGAGGAAGAGGAAAGCCAAGCTAAATCCAGTGGCTATCAGGTTTTATATATTATTAGGGCTTGCTATCATTATGGTTTTAATCAGTTTGCTGGCACCCTATATTACACCTAATGATCCATATGCAACAGATATAAAGTTTAGGAGACTTCCTCCCTCGGAGCATTTTCTCTTTGGAACAGATGGTCATGGCAGGTGTATTCTTTCTAGGGTTTTGGTAGGAGCTAGAACCTCTATTTTTGCAGCTTTGTCATTGGTGGTCGGTACCTTTGTAGTGGGGACGATGATTGGGTGTTTTTCTGGATACTATGGCGGTGTCATTGATACTATTTTTATGAGATTGGCGGATATTTTGCTAGCCTTTCCAGATATTATTTTGGCCATTGCTGTGGCTGGGATTTTGGGTGGAGGATTAACAAACGCCATGCTGGCTTTAGCTCTGACTGGGTGGACTCAATATGCACGACTAGCAAGAAGCAATGTATTAGCCATTCGAGAAGAGACCTTTGTACAAGCCTCAAGGCTAGGTGGAAATAGTAACATGAGAATTATATTTCGACATATACTGCCAAACATAATGGGCCCCCTAGTGGTAACGGCTTCTTTGCAAATTGGGGGTATGATGATGGGGATTGCTGGCCTTTCATTTTTGGGATTAGGTGTTCAGGTACCCCAAGCAGAGTGGGGGTCAATGATAAGCGAAGGAAGAAGTTATTTGCAAATCGCCCCATGGACAGTCCTTTACCCAGGTGTGGTGATGATGATGACCATTATATTGTTTAATCTTTTGGGAGATGCCCTACGGGATTTATTAGACCCAAAAGGACAAGGAGAAATATTTAATAAAAATCAAGATAGATGA
- a CDS encoding flavodoxin: protein MKKITVIYWSGTGNTEMMAEAIAEGAKSNGAEVNLLNVANATKEDVFNADAVALGCSSMGAEVLEEEEMEPFVESLMDERLKGKPVALFGSYDWGDGEWMRDWDGRMKEYGADLVREGLIIQLTPEDEGLEECRQLGKKLVEG from the coding sequence ATGAAAAAAATCACAGTAATTTATTGGAGTGGAACGGGGAATACAGAAATGATGGCTGAAGCTATTGCAGAAGGAGCAAAAAGTAATGGTGCAGAGGTCAATTTACTTAATGTAGCTAATGCGACCAAGGAAGATGTATTTAATGCTGACGCAGTGGCATTGGGTTGTTCATCTATGGGAGCTGAAGTATTAGAGGAAGAGGAAATGGAACCATTTGTTGAATCTTTAATGGATGAAAGGTTAAAAGGAAAGCCCGTAGCTCTATTTGGCTCCTACGATTGGGGTGATGGAGAGTGGATGAGAGACTGGGATGGCAGAATGAAGGAATATGGAGCAGACTTAGTAAGAGAAGGTCTTATTATTCAGTTAACACCAGAGGACGAAGGGCTTGAAGAATGCAGACAATTGGGAAAAAAATTAGTAGAAGGATAA
- the nikB gene encoding nickel ABC transporter permease: MRLLNYIVKRLLQLIPIMLGVSFLTFGLMHISPSDPATMKLSAQGIAVSQEIIEKTRIDMGLDKPFIVQYLIWLKNFLLGDMGKSYVDHLPVIEKLMKAMPSTILLSASAMTVTLAISIPLGIIAAARQNKLSDYIIRCITFIGISTPNFLLSLFLIYFFALRLNWISVLPQETMTGLILPTATLSIAMASKYIRQVRAVVLEELKKDYVMGAQSRGVKGTVILYKNVLHNSMITIVTLIGLSIGSLLGGTVVVETIFQLPGLGKLAIDAIGVRDYPVVQGFVVWMALIYVMVNLITDISYWLLDPRTYSS, from the coding sequence ATGAGGTTGCTTAATTACATAGTAAAACGCTTGTTACAATTAATTCCCATTATGCTGGGGGTAAGCTTTTTAACCTTTGGATTAATGCATATATCTCCTAGTGATCCAGCTACCATGAAGTTATCGGCACAGGGGATCGCTGTTTCACAGGAAATAATAGAAAAAACAAGAATAGATATGGGATTAGATAAACCATTTATTGTACAGTACTTGATTTGGCTCAAAAATTTTTTGTTAGGGGATATGGGAAAATCTTATGTCGATCATTTACCAGTCATAGAAAAATTGATGAAGGCTATGCCATCAACGATTCTTCTATCAGCTAGTGCTATGACTGTTACCTTGGCAATTTCTATTCCTCTGGGGATCATTGCCGCAGCTAGACAGAATAAGCTATCGGACTATATCATACGGTGTATTACTTTTATTGGCATATCGACACCCAATTTTTTGCTATCATTATTCTTAATTTATTTTTTTGCTTTGCGTTTAAACTGGATTTCAGTCTTGCCTCAAGAAACCATGACAGGGTTGATTCTTCCGACTGCTACCCTGTCCATAGCCATGGCATCTAAATATATTCGACAGGTTAGGGCAGTTGTATTGGAGGAATTAAAAAAAGATTACGTGATGGGGGCTCAATCTAGAGGCGTTAAAGGTACGGTTATTTTATATAAAAATGTGTTACATAACTCCATGATTACAATCGTAACATTAATAGGATTATCAATTGGTTCCTTACTTGGTGGAACGGTTGTAGTAGAAACCATATTTCAGTTGCCAGGGCTGGGAAAATTGGCAATAGATGCAATTGGAGTTAGAGATTATCCAGTTGTGCAGGGTTTTGTTGTTTGGATGGCACTGATTTATGTGATGGTGAATTTAATCACAGATATATCATACTGGCTATTAGATCCCAGGACCTATAGCAGTTAG
- a CDS encoding MarR family winged helix-turn-helix transcriptional regulator, translated as MNKNNLEYVVDQLLTLFPLFRKKLFRPNLNLEHTDLTPSHFHVIVMLNEAKRLTMSDISKRLSISKPNVTTLIDHLIIKQMVTRIRSHEDRRVVYIVLTEEGKLFFDQYKKLLAAELKQKLTIFDEDDLKELWNALEVVNQMISKIDSE; from the coding sequence ATGAACAAGAACAATCTAGAATATGTTGTTGACCAGCTTCTTACTCTATTTCCATTGTTTCGAAAAAAGTTATTTCGACCTAATCTAAATCTGGAACATACAGATTTAACCCCATCTCACTTTCATGTCATTGTTATGTTAAATGAAGCCAAAAGATTAACCATGTCTGACATTAGCAAGAGATTGTCCATTTCAAAGCCTAATGTGACAACCTTGATCGATCACCTAATCATAAAACAAATGGTGACACGTATCCGTTCTCATGAAGATCGTAGGGTAGTCTATATTGTGCTAACGGAAGAGGGGAAGTTATTTTTTGATCAGTATAAGAAATTGCTTGCAGCAGAATTGAAACAGAAGCTTACCATCTTTGATGAAGATGACTTAAAAGAGCTATGGAATGCTTTAGAAGTGGTGAATCAAATGATTTCAAAAATTGATTCAGAGTAA
- a CDS encoding DUF1540 domain-containing protein — MKINNSIGCTVDECRFHAKKESFCSLDHINVVKHEKSARNQEATDCGSFKLEG; from the coding sequence ATGAAGATTAATAATAGCATAGGATGTACAGTTGATGAATGTAGGTTTCATGCCAAAAAAGAATCATTTTGTAGTTTGGATCATATTAATGTTGTTAAACATGAGAAGAGTGCCAGAAACCAAGAGGCGACTGACTGTGGAAGCTTTAAACTAGAAGGATAA
- a CDS encoding MATE family efflux transporter — protein sequence MNQTKQLGEGSVLKLLLKFSIPAIVGMLVNALYNVVDRIFIGNAVGSLGLAGLTVTFPIMLMMMAFGVLVAMGGNALMSIKLGEDKKEDAEQILGNATTLLIGMALVITVVGLIFIDPILQFLGASVDVFPYAKAYITIILYGTVFQAIGFGLNNFIRGEGNPKIAMLTMLIGAITNIILDYIFIIRFGWGVEGAAWATLIAKLVSAIWVLYYFLGGTSVVKIKKKNLKLELNIVKGIFAIGLAPFAMQFAATFLNIILNNSLNYYGGDLAISGMGIIYSIMTLLLMPVIGISQGVQPIIGFNYGAKKFNRVKEALLWAILMATIIVVTGFISIRAFPHQLVSLFNPEDLELIEFASHALKIFLFFLPIIGFQIIGANYFQAVGKPKQAMILSLSRQVLILIPALLILPRFYGLNGVFMAAPLADLVASIITGLWLMKELQGLDAAHFHNPLMES from the coding sequence ATGAATCAAACAAAACAATTAGGAGAAGGAAGCGTTCTGAAGCTACTATTAAAGTTTTCCATTCCAGCCATCGTTGGTATGTTAGTGAATGCATTATATAATGTAGTTGATAGAATATTTATTGGAAATGCCGTTGGTTCATTAGGACTAGCTGGGCTGACAGTTACTTTTCCCATTATGCTAATGATGATGGCCTTTGGGGTTTTAGTTGCAATGGGTGGAAATGCACTAATGTCAATTAAATTAGGTGAGGATAAAAAAGAGGACGCAGAACAAATTTTGGGAAATGCAACTACCTTATTAATTGGGATGGCTTTAGTGATTACAGTTGTTGGATTGATTTTTATTGATCCCATTTTACAATTTTTAGGGGCAAGTGTAGATGTATTTCCCTACGCAAAGGCGTATATTACAATTATATTATACGGAACTGTCTTCCAAGCGATTGGTTTTGGGTTGAATAACTTTATTAGAGGAGAAGGAAACCCTAAAATAGCCATGCTAACGATGCTAATAGGTGCAATTACAAATATTATTTTGGATTATATTTTTATTATAAGGTTCGGATGGGGTGTAGAGGGTGCGGCCTGGGCAACACTCATCGCAAAACTAGTATCTGCTATTTGGGTATTATACTACTTCTTAGGAGGCACAAGTGTTGTCAAGATTAAAAAGAAAAACCTTAAGCTAGAATTGAATATTGTGAAGGGGATTTTCGCTATTGGATTGGCTCCCTTTGCAATGCAATTTGCTGCTACTTTCTTAAATATTATTTTAAATAATAGTTTGAACTATTATGGAGGAGATTTAGCGATTTCTGGTATGGGAATTATTTATAGTATAATGACATTACTTTTAATGCCTGTTATTGGAATCAGCCAAGGTGTGCAACCAATTATCGGATTTAATTATGGTGCTAAGAAATTTAACCGTGTTAAAGAAGCACTACTATGGGCAATTTTAATGGCTACAATTATTGTAGTTACTGGATTTATTAGTATTAGAGCTTTCCCACATCAGCTGGTTTCTTTGTTTAATCCAGAGGATCTGGAACTCATAGAATTTGCAAGTCATGCATTGAAGATATTCTTATTCTTTCTTCCTATCATTGGATTCCAAATAATAGGAGCCAATTATTTTCAGGCGGTAGGAAAGCCAAAGCAAGCGATGATATTGAGCTTGTCTAGGCAAGTGTTAATTCTAATCCCAGCCCTATTAATTTTACCAAGATTTTATGGGTTGAATGGTGTATTTATGGCAGCCCCGTTGGCTGATTTAGTCGCCTCAATTATAACAGGGCTATGGCTAATGAAGGAACTCCAAGGGTTAGACGCAGCACACTTTCATAATCCGTTAATGGAGAGTTAA
- a CDS encoding IS1634 family transposase gives MYISKSKRPNGKYFISIAKGIRDPETKKSKKIQIKGFGTHDLDSKSGKKALVQAEAELKEMIRLDEASRGFENFEDFIVSMSKDKLSLKHKNIGYLPYLEIFNQLKLQSFFSKMVKDSKLDYSFSDMMFYQVLGRLFNPSSKLEVATRKDDFLYDFNFVNNDNIYSSLDVFSGFNKHKSKALQDGIQVINDMEILLDTVDSEAKKILETNINNTSHELEELITSYDSNFEMNENKLFKHLNKHMEKIVPERNISLAFYDCTTYYFESFDEDGFRERGMSKDNKRNETQVVMGLLIDTNGIPISYRLFKGNKHELHTMEEVIDDILNNYTIKEIIIVADRGLNSRANLEMIRGKGLNYIVGSKGSAVPKDLKEKKFNSSWNITSKAEAKYKSGYITSKRKVSHNDETYDELIIKKYSDVYKEREMFKQDKMLERAKKNIKDFTINSTTKSKSKYYKAVDNPKEKINIEIDEEKIKQEQENFGYFYIVTNKVEMNPADIMVAYKSLYKIEESFRILKTNLKARPVYHFKERRIRSHFLICYLALVIQRVLEYKLEEKNVEISTHEIINGLEGFVIDEIDYKVDKLYMISDKLFKSKINQDIFKIEKNVLLSNEISNIIKKM, from the coding sequence ATGTATATTAGTAAATCTAAAAGACCAAATGGTAAGTATTTCATATCAATTGCTAAGGGGATTAGAGATCCTGAAACTAAGAAATCAAAAAAAATTCAGATTAAAGGTTTTGGTACTCATGATTTGGATTCTAAATCAGGTAAGAAAGCTCTTGTGCAAGCTGAAGCTGAGCTAAAAGAAATGATTAGACTAGATGAAGCTTCTCGAGGATTTGAAAACTTTGAAGATTTTATTGTATCCATGTCAAAAGATAAGCTTTCTCTTAAGCATAAAAATATTGGCTATCTACCATACTTAGAAATCTTTAACCAATTGAAATTACAAAGTTTCTTTTCTAAGATGGTCAAAGACTCTAAACTTGATTATTCTTTTAGCGATATGATGTTCTATCAAGTACTTGGTAGATTATTCAATCCTTCTAGTAAGCTTGAAGTAGCTACTAGAAAGGATGATTTCCTGTATGATTTTAATTTTGTAAATAACGATAATATTTATTCCTCTTTGGATGTTTTTTCTGGATTTAATAAACATAAATCTAAAGCGTTACAAGATGGCATTCAAGTCATAAACGATATGGAGATTCTCTTAGATACCGTTGATTCAGAGGCTAAAAAAATATTAGAAACTAACATAAACAATACCTCTCACGAATTAGAAGAACTAATAACGTCTTATGATAGTAATTTTGAAATGAATGAAAACAAACTTTTCAAACATCTCAATAAACATATGGAAAAGATTGTTCCAGAAAGAAATATATCTTTAGCCTTTTATGACTGCACAACCTATTACTTTGAGTCTTTTGATGAAGACGGTTTTAGAGAAAGAGGCATGAGTAAGGATAATAAAAGAAATGAAACACAAGTGGTTATGGGTTTATTAATAGACACAAATGGCATCCCTATTTCCTATAGGCTTTTCAAAGGCAACAAACATGAATTACATACCATGGAAGAGGTCATTGACGATATATTAAATAATTACACCATAAAAGAAATTATTATCGTTGCTGACAGAGGCTTAAATTCAAGGGCTAACTTAGAAATGATCCGTGGCAAAGGGCTTAACTACATTGTAGGTTCTAAGGGCAGTGCAGTGCCTAAAGATCTAAAAGAGAAGAAATTCAATTCATCTTGGAACATCACTTCTAAAGCCGAGGCTAAATATAAAAGCGGCTATATCACCAGTAAAAGAAAAGTGAGTCACAATGATGAAACCTATGATGAATTAATCATAAAAAAATATTCAGATGTCTACAAAGAACGGGAGATGTTTAAACAAGATAAAATGCTTGAAAGAGCGAAAAAAAATATAAAAGATTTTACAATTAATTCAACAACTAAATCTAAAAGCAAGTATTACAAAGCTGTTGATAATCCTAAAGAGAAAATAAACATTGAGATCGATGAAGAAAAAATTAAACAAGAACAAGAGAATTTCGGATATTTTTACATCGTTACCAATAAAGTAGAGATGAATCCAGCAGATATAATGGTGGCTTATAAATCCCTGTATAAAATTGAAGAGTCCTTCAGAATATTAAAAACAAATTTAAAAGCAAGACCTGTGTATCACTTTAAAGAACGAAGAATCCGGTCACATTTTTTAATTTGTTATTTGGCCTTAGTCATCCAGAGAGTATTAGAGTATAAATTAGAAGAGAAAAACGTTGAAATATCTACCCATGAAATAATCAATGGTCTAGAAGGGTTTGTTATAGATGAGATTGATTACAAAGTAGACAAATTATATATGATCTCAGACAAATTATTTAAGAGCAAAATAAACCAAGACATATTTAAAATTGAAAAGAATGTTCTACTGAGTAATGAAATCTCCAATATAATTAAAAAGATGTAG
- a CDS encoding DUF3793 family protein, whose protein sequence is MINHCYCQLQNKDQFVKWVIQQLGPVLLGVKPAEILSFPTNIYETNNHVESIKHLFESSHKISCKEFYTPNGCMKIFFYNIKSLDNTLMELRNLKFLKGLGYSHDYQMDLYLDLIIEKLQKGEMPHEIGIFLGYPLKDVLGFIGHPSLKLTKVNGWRIYGNPQVSDLKCQQILAAKQQIKRQLETLEIENVVAAVS, encoded by the coding sequence ATGATAAACCATTGTTATTGCCAACTTCAGAACAAGGATCAGTTTGTTAAATGGGTAATTCAGCAGCTCGGACCTGTTCTACTGGGAGTGAAACCTGCAGAAATCCTCAGCTTTCCTACAAACATATATGAAACAAATAATCATGTGGAATCAATTAAGCATTTATTTGAGTCTAGCCATAAAATAAGCTGTAAAGAATTTTATACACCCAATGGGTGCATGAAAATCTTTTTTTACAATATCAAGAGTTTGGATAATACATTAATGGAATTAAGGAACCTAAAGTTTTTAAAAGGTCTAGGATATTCACATGACTATCAAATGGATCTATATTTAGATTTAATAATAGAAAAGCTACAAAAGGGAGAAATGCCCCATGAAATTGGCATATTTTTAGGATATCCACTAAAGGATGTACTGGGGTTTATTGGGCATCCGTCATTGAAGCTGACAAAAGTTAATGGATGGCGAATCTATGGGAATCCCCAAGTATCTGATCTAAAATGCCAACAAATATTGGCGGCGAAACAGCAAATTAAGAGGCAACTGGAAACCCTAGAAATAGAAAATGTTGTTGCAGCTGTTTCCTAA